The DNA region TCCCCGTTATTGGACAAGATGGTTCATTCGATATTCCCTGTCTGTGCTAATGTTCCTCCTTTAATTGTAGAGGACAAGTTGGTATCAGGACAGGTTAACTAGTATGTGGGGTTTATCCATTCCTCCTAGACTAGGAAGTAGGAACTATGCTAATCCTAGACTAGGGAACTATAATTTGGATTTGATGGATCACCAGATAATCTGTCTAGAGAATAATAATGTTCTCATGGGCGAGAAATGCGTATGGATCAAGTATATTTTCTAGGCATTCGTTTCTCCTCTCCAAGACCAGAGATCTCACCTTTTCTTTGTGATTGAACTTTCAGAAAGGAATTAAAATCTGACGGGAGGAAAAGGAATCGCAACGGAACATTGGGAAACGGAGACGAAACCACTTGACGTTTCCCCCTGCATCTTCTAAACTTTTCAGCAGCGACACACAATCTGCCTGCAGCCCCATGCCACTGTATTGCTGAGTACTAGTATCTTGTGTTCGTCCTGTTGACCCCTTTTTTTCTCTGCTCTGCGTTGCTCATGTCTTCACTCCTCAGCGAAACTTTTTCCTGCTCTCGAAAAGGCACGTACAGCGACTCTTGCAGCGAAAGAAAACAAGACCCAGGACCTCTTGATTCATCGCCAAGGTAGGCTCGGCCCTTTCAATTCAACCCAAGGAAGCCAAGCAACCCCCTGATCGCTGGACAGCAGCACAACGGCAGGAGCAGCAGTGCGTGGCGCCAACGGTAAGAAGAGAGCACTGACTGACACGGCATCACCCGCCGTGCACGATGGACTGGACGCGGCAGTGTTTCTGCACTGTCAAGATACGGCCGAATTTGTTTAGGGCATTGATTAGGGAGTAAGCACAATACTTTACAGCCATACGACGGGCTAGTATAATGGCTAGTTTAATAGCCATATGGACTAATATTCCCTCGTCCTGCTTCCCAATGCAAGCAGTCGTACTGTTTTTTTAATgtatagaaaaaaaaagaaaattagCGTTGACTCTTGAGGTGATGAGACCTGATGAACATGTCCGGATAACGCTCGATCGGATCGTCGTCACATGAACGTCCAAGACGAGACACGACCGTTGAGTGCTCGGCTGCCTTGGATCCAGAATGCCAGAGGAGATTCAGCTGCAACACCTAGTTGATCGAATAGATATACAATATATGTGGTCATTCTTCGTCAACAGAGATCCCGTTCTGTTGCCATTGCGACGGTAAATCTCTACATTCCTGGTGCTTCGTGCCTGAAGAAGTTAAAAAAACAGAGATTTTTTCCACCGAGTTACCGCATCCCAAGCAGGCATTTACCTTCTCTAACACATTTCGTTCTGAACAAAATGCTTCACAATATCTTAAGGAGACACGGAGTTCTGAACCTGATCTGCTAGTGCTCGCCGTCTCCCAAACCTCGATTGGTTGGTTCCAGCACTTTTGCCCATTTGCGGTGGTGCGCCGTCTGATCCCGATGCTGATCTCCGAGCCGATTCGAAGCGGCAGTCTTGTCACTACCCATGAAACGGACGCCATCAACGATCACATCAAGAGGACGCAGCGCAATGCAGAGACATGAGCAAAGGGACTGACTTGGCCGTTAACCCAACCACCGTCCAAGGGCCATCTATCTCCTTTTCGTCGGCCCCGCACTCGAGCAACACTAATCCCTACCAGCCAAGGAACAGCACAGCAATTAGTGCCCTAATCAATTGcaacatgaaaaatatattcacATCAAACGAtttttttttgtaaaaaaaGAGCCTACTCTTTCTTACCTTTTCTCCTTCCACAATAAATTTAAGAGCGATCTCCCTTGTCGCAGTCCTCCACCAGCTCCTCCTACTGAACACACTCGAATATTCAAGCCCAGGATCGTAGCTGCCCCCATCGCGTTGCGCCAGGAAATCGAAACGCTGGCTGGAGAAACGTTTTCCGCGGTCACAACAGTTCATCCTTCACCAAACGCGAAGTCGGACGgagtcttcttcttcctcctcccaatCGAGAGCCACCCGCAGCGGTTGGCGACGGTGGACGAGCGAGGAGCGCACGAGCTCATAACCTACGGAATCAAATAGCTGGAGGCATGTGTCTGCGCGGCTAATCACCTCTCTAATTGCCGGACACATGCCGCCCGCCTCAGGATGATCCACGCAAGCTCAGCAGGGCATGTGTTCTTTATCCGCTTTGGGTAGGTCATCACAGTGCTGCCGGTAGCCGTTGGCAGGGCAGCGAGTTGACAGGAATTGGGGCGAGAATTTCACATGTTTCCAGCGTTAGGGAGACAGTCCAGATAAGGGCATCTCAACTGCCTTCTCCCCCAGCGTTTTGACATCGCCTTCATCTTCTTGCTGAGGATCAATAATTTAGCCCTGGCGTGTAGATGCAGCACGGAATGTGCTGTGTAGATTATGAAAGCCGATCCGAAATGGTGTCGTGTTTGCGCTTACTGTATTCAAGTGTGGATTAAGAAACCCTATCCTAATTCCTGATGCTAAGTAATTGCAAGTTGGTGTTGTGCCCGGTGATGTTCCCAGGAGGAGCGTGCAGGGAAGAAGTATCCCACAAAGACTGTACCTGGTGATGAATATCAACCATGTGGCTACCATTCTTGACATCTGGATAGGAACACCATCACACATTGTTGAAATTCGGTGGCTTTCATTCAGATAAACTCAACCCAACAATGCAAATGTGGCAAAGGGAGCAAAAATGGCCAGCTCATAGTCCCCAAAATGTAGCAAAGGGAGCAAAACTTCATGGTTACTCAGTGCATAGCTCACCATTCACAGGTGAAGCAAGCCACAAAAAGCATCCCAGGACAAGAATGGACCAGCCAGTTTATCCACTATTTGGATGAGGGTGTTTGCTTTAGGAATTTCTGGGGATTCAGAGCACAGGCCATACAGAGAGTGATGCATATCCTGGAGCACAGATGACTCATTGCCCAGTCTGTGTGAATGCATTCTCATTTCAATTCGCAAAAGACAAATTCGTTTTTCTTTCACCCCAAAGCATATAAACATTTACAGTAATTTCCATTCAAGAATTTCAGAGTACTCTCGACAACGCCTGATTGAAATTGGGATTGCTTCATCCCATTCATTGATTGAAACCATGATTTCATCTCAGAACTTTTACAGCACTTTGGACAACACTTGATTGGAAATGTGATTGATTCATTCCATCCATTGATCCATCCATTCATCATAGCACCAAAATGTAATGGAGCTGGCTGCAGGTGCTGCCCGCTCCATTCGATTATTGTGTCACAAGGATGCCAAGGCAGTAACGAGAGATCGAGGCGGCATCAGCGTTGATTGTTACAAGGAGGAACACCTCAGTATGCCGCCAATCTCTGAGCAGGGCCGAGCTGAAGCGAGCAGAGCAACCTAGTTGCCATTGCCCATTGCCATGGAGGCGGTGTTCTGGCCGTTACAGTCTTGCAAacgcgcggcgcgcgggagggAGGGTCCGGAGGTGGAGCCTAGCTAGACTAGAAGCCGTTCATCTCGAGCAGGTAGGTGCGGCGCTTGCTGAGGACGCCCACGGCCTCCCTGAAGGGCCCGTCGAAGGTGTCGGCGATGAAGTCGTCGAGCTCCTTCCtgccgccgccgatgccgccgGCCTCGCCGACGGGCTTGATCACCACGAGCGTGGCGCCGTGGATCCTCGTGCCGTCGGAGAGCTCCAGCAGCGGCGCGTAGCGGAGCTTCATGTTGCAGGCGGGCACCTGCGTGCGGTTGGCGGCGGCCGCCACCGCGAGCGGCTTGTCCCTGAACTCCTTGAGCTGGTCGCGCCCCATGCTGAGGGTGCCCTGGCCGTGCGCGTCCGTGAGCGCGACCTGCTCCAGGGTGGGGTGCTCCTTGACGATCTCGCGGAGGAGGTAGTGCCTGGTGGCCGCGGCGATGAGGGAGCTGATGGTCCAGACCACGCGCAGCTTGAGGCCGCCGTTGGTGTAGAAGGACTCCGGGATGCTGCCGCTGTCGTCGCCCGTGGCATCGGagtcggcagcggcggcggcaggcacaGAGGCGTGGGTGCCGCCGGCGGCCCTTTCCACCTTGGTGCCGCCGAGGATGACGCAGCTCTGGAGCGTGCTGCCGAACACGGCCTTCCACTTGAGGATGACACCGTCGTCGGTGCCGACGTCGGAGACGGGGAGCTCCATGCGTAGGTTCCGGATGCTGCTGAAGTTCTTGAGCACCTGGGCGGGCGAGTGGTGCTGCAGCTGCGCGTGCTTGCCGCCGTGCGCCCCGGCGCCGGACTTGGCGTCGCAGTGCGCGAAGGGCTTGAGCACGGCCTGCAGCATGGCCTTGAGGAGGTGCGAGAGCacggcgcgcgggcgcggcgccccGGCCAGGCCgagcgcgtcggcgccggcgccgccgtcggccCCATCGGCGGGGATGACGCGGTCGATGCGGAGGCAGGCGTCGTCGACGAGCGGGACGAGCGCGTTGAAGCGGCGCGACACCGCGGAGCAGCGGCCGAGCGAGCGCGCGTCGGCGAGCTTGTTGAAGATGATGAGCACGAGCGAGTCCGGGACCCGGTCGAAGTGGTCCTCCCCCTCCGCGGCGAGGAGCAGGTCCTCTGCGAAGATCCGGTGCCTGGACTGCATCCTGCCCGCCTCGGATTCtcgctgccgctgctgctgccggAGCAGGGAGGATGAGgaagcggggaggggagagtAGGTGAGGTAGGAGGAGGATGGTGGTGGCGAGTgaaggcgcggcggaggcgctTATAAAGGCGGGGGAGGAGAGCGACCGTTTGTTAAGCCCGTCCATGGCTGGCTGTCGGGGTCGGGGCGGGATGCCCCTAATCATACCGttagagaggagagagagagagagacgatGAGTGAGTGAATTCTTTTCGTTTTTTTTTCTACCGTTCCCCTCTAGTATCTCTCTGACCCTCCTGGTCCTAGGAGATTAGTTTAATCAATTAATCCTCCCTCTTCCCGCAGAATCTGAGCAACGGTACTCTCGGTGGTAGTCAGTACTACCCAGTAATTAGTACCTCGTCATTCCTTCACATTGCCTATTCACACTCTTCTGTTCTGTTCATCAATGTAAGACatttatttgaaatgtgaaaagATTCAAAATTTGCAGATTTTGAACGACAATTGGACAAAGTTATATGTATGCAAGACGCAACATTCAGCAAGACGAGCCCCTTCGACCCGAAACCGGATGAACTAAAAAGAAAGTAGGAAACCATTCAGTTGCGCGAACGAACCCAGACGCTTACCTTTTCGTTGCAAAAAGAGAGAGGGCGGCAGCAAGATCTATGAGATCGAATGTACAGCCTTTCCCCGGGATAAAGCGAAGCTCGCGCTAATCATGACCACCCTAACCAAAAACCAATCGAGCTGTTGGTGCTGCACTGAACAGGATGATGGGCGCCCCTGCATTTTCTATTCCCCGAACGGGGAAGAAAAGGCCCCTTTCATTGCCCCCCGCGGCAAATTAAAGCGTCCTAAGAACGGCCGGCCCTTTCCCGATACATAACTGGCATTGCCCTCTCAAAAGCAAATTTCAGTACTAGCGTCGCTGTGCAGTGTTCATTTTTCAGAAGAAAGGATGGCCTCACCGGAGAGAAGGGGCGAGCAGAGTGCCACGCTGCCAGTACGGGGCGCGGAGGGATCGCCCGGCCGGCTCTCCTCCTCCGCGGGCAGACCGGCGGAGCAAGGAAATCGAGGTCGCCAGGACATTTCACTTTGCAACCGCGCACGAGCCGGGGGCTGTGCCCGTGCTCCCGTGGCCGGCCAGCTTCGCAGCGCACGCTTGATCGAGGAACCAACCCCAACCGCCGAATAATGCGGTAGCTCGGCGCGTGAGTTGTACACCATATGCACGCCCCGCCCCGCTACTACTGACTCTCTCTCGTATGATTGGTAGGAGAACTGAACCAGAACCATCATGCAGTCTAGCATTATACTCCAACACTAGTTGCTCTGTATCATGATGTGTCTACAGGGGCCTCCATGATTAGCCAAGCATGAACTGTCCGTACTCGTGCTAAcaccagccaatccaacagtgCCTGGCTTTTTCTATCCAatgatttctttttcttttctaatagAAATTCCATGCATGGGTCTCATCTCTGAACTCTG from Panicum hallii strain FIL2 chromosome 9, PHallii_v3.1, whole genome shotgun sequence includes:
- the LOC112875470 gene encoding F-box protein At4g18380-like produces the protein MQSRHRIFAEDLLLAAEGEDHFDRVPDSLVLIIFNKLADARSLGRCSAVSRRFNALVPLVDDACLRIDRVIPADGADGGAGADALGLAGAPRPRAVLSHLLKAMLQAVLKPFAHCDAKSGAGAHGGKHAQLQHHSPAQVLKNFSSIRNLRMELPVSDVGTDDGVILKWKAVFGSTLQSCVILGGTKVERAAGGTHASVPAAAAADSDATGDDSGSIPESFYTNGGLKLRVVWTISSLIAAATRHYLLREIVKEHPTLEQVALTDAHGQGTLSMGRDQLKEFRDKPLAVAAAANRTQVPACNMKLRYAPLLELSDGTRIHGATLVVIKPVGEAGGIGGGRKELDDFIADTFDGPFREAVGVLSKRRTYLLEMNGF